The Petrotoga olearia DSM 13574 genome has a window encoding:
- a CDS encoding ABC transporter substrate-binding protein, translated as MRKLLVLLVVALCTLTIFAQQAYNPEWLIADVEGGQRGGTLYLATTSGPKTLNTYWAQETSSSIIINQGDVSLLGSDFYGQPTQPSLAKDWGVERTEDGGTLYWFEMREGVRWSDGHPLTVDDVIFTWEKIIVPDLTADGNDVYMDSEGNLPELTVEGNRIMFKYPTVFRFGLETVGGFAIMPKHVLEDKVTDAETFQSTWTVEQIDQLVVGGPFKVTEYIEGVRVVLERNPYYFERSKDGVQLPYLDRIVFEIVTDTNVARLRFEAGEIDMHGPQAKDFPALRAQADEKGWNVIVGPATAGSNFVAFNFNAADPVHREWFRNDNFRKAVAYAFDKQTIIETLYNGLGVPVYGPRTNSSAFYNPEIENLGYRYSLVTAQRLLREGGFTWNNRGQLVDWNGNVVEFELNTNGENVMRNEIAVILVDSLAKLGIKVNYRPVQFNAMVQRMYSENWDAIIIGLVGGDDPGWSTNVWLLDGGLHFWNWSPEVMDWVDPNEYFVHPAEKRIDEIMRVQRSILDKDELQKLWDEWQMLISENQILVYTISQNYLNMHKNTLHLYPVEKYGTINPYGYSYSPGLWKIEYAWKE; from the coding sequence ATGAGAAAGTTGTTGGTACTTTTAGTAGTTGCTTTATGCACTTTGACGATTTTCGCTCAACAGGCTTACAACCCCGAGTGGCTTATTGCAGATGTCGAAGGTGGTCAAAGAGGTGGGACCTTGTACCTTGCAACAACTTCCGGTCCAAAAACTTTAAATACTTACTGGGCCCAAGAGACATCATCTTCTATTATCATCAATCAGGGTGACGTGTCGTTACTTGGTAGCGATTTTTATGGGCAGCCAACACAACCGTCACTTGCCAAAGATTGGGGAGTAGAACGTACAGAAGATGGCGGTACACTCTACTGGTTTGAGATGAGAGAAGGGGTTAGATGGTCCGATGGGCACCCACTAACCGTTGATGATGTAATATTTACATGGGAGAAGATAATAGTCCCAGATTTAACCGCAGATGGTAACGATGTTTATATGGATTCAGAAGGCAATCTTCCAGAATTGACTGTCGAAGGTAATAGAATCATGTTCAAATATCCTACAGTATTCAGATTTGGGCTTGAAACAGTCGGTGGATTCGCTATAATGCCAAAACATGTTTTAGAGGATAAGGTAACCGATGCAGAAACTTTCCAATCCACTTGGACGGTTGAACAAATTGATCAACTCGTAGTTGGAGGGCCTTTTAAAGTTACAGAGTATATCGAAGGAGTTAGAGTAGTTCTGGAAAGAAACCCCTATTACTTTGAAAGGTCAAAAGATGGTGTCCAACTTCCATACTTAGATAGAATTGTCTTCGAAATAGTAACAGACACCAATGTTGCAAGGTTGAGATTTGAGGCAGGAGAAATAGATATGCATGGCCCTCAAGCTAAAGATTTTCCAGCTTTGAGAGCTCAAGCTGATGAAAAGGGATGGAATGTAATAGTAGGACCAGCTACTGCTGGGTCAAACTTTGTGGCGTTCAATTTCAACGCAGCGGATCCTGTTCATAGAGAATGGTTCAGAAACGATAATTTCAGAAAAGCCGTAGCGTATGCTTTTGATAAACAAACTATCATAGAAACACTGTACAACGGTTTAGGCGTACCTGTCTATGGTCCAAGAACTAATTCTTCGGCTTTCTACAATCCTGAAATTGAGAATTTGGGATACAGATATTCTCTTGTTACCGCACAGAGGTTACTAAGAGAAGGAGGTTTCACTTGGAATAATAGGGGCCAGTTAGTCGATTGGAATGGAAACGTCGTAGAATTTGAATTGAACACCAATGGTGAAAACGTCATGAGAAACGAAATCGCTGTAATTTTAGTTGATTCCTTAGCTAAATTAGGAATAAAAGTTAATTATAGGCCGGTCCAATTCAACGCTATGGTTCAAAGAATGTACTCAGAGAACTGGGATGCAATTATCATAGGATTAGTTGGAGGAGACGATCCTGGATGGAGTACAAACGTTTGGTTGTTAGATGGGGGATTACACTTCTGGAATTGGTCTCCCGAAGTTATGGATTGGGTTGATCCAAATGAATATTTCGTACACCCTGCTGAGAAAAGAATTGACGAGATTATGAGAGTTCAACGTTCAATATTAGATAAAGATGAGCTTCAAAAACTTTGGGATGAATGGCAAATGTTGATTTCAGAGAATCAGATCCTAGTTTACACAATTTCTCAGAATTATTTGAACATGCACAAAAATACTTTACATTTATATCCTGTAGAAAAATATGGAACGATTAATCCTTACGGTTATTCCTATTCTCCAGGTTTGTGGAAAATTGAGTACGCTTGGAAAGAATAG
- a CDS encoding ABC transporter permease, translated as MLKYIVRRLILAIPVLLGVSVISFFVMQLAPGDFLDTYRINPNISREKIQELETLYGLDKNPVTQYFLWLGNILQGDWGYSFVYKIDVWQVLLRRLEATLLLGVTTFIFTWGIGIPLGITAALHQYKFTDQALSTIGLIGISIPNFFFALLWLMWAANTGIFPIGGMLSREFANFPWYKQIGDFFWHVAGPVITLGTASLAGTMRIMRGQMLDEMNQDYAEFARAKGMPSDVVIYKHTLRNAINPVITSLGFSLSAILGGALITEYVFSWPGLGSLMRDAIFQQDIYLVMANLLLQGILLIVGNLIADILLAASDPRVRLRMSA; from the coding sequence TTGCTTAAGTATATAGTTAGAAGACTTATTCTTGCTATACCTGTGTTGTTAGGAGTATCAGTTATCTCATTTTTTGTTATGCAATTGGCACCCGGTGATTTTTTAGATACGTATAGAATAAACCCCAATATTAGCCGCGAGAAGATTCAAGAATTAGAGACTTTGTATGGGTTAGATAAAAATCCTGTGACTCAGTATTTTTTATGGCTAGGGAATATTCTACAGGGAGATTGGGGATACTCATTTGTTTATAAAATAGATGTTTGGCAAGTGTTGCTCAGAAGATTAGAAGCCACACTTTTATTGGGGGTGACAACTTTTATCTTTACCTGGGGAATCGGTATACCTTTAGGAATAACTGCCGCCCTTCACCAATACAAATTTACTGACCAAGCCCTTTCTACTATTGGCCTCATAGGCATTTCAATCCCGAACTTCTTTTTTGCCCTTTTATGGTTAATGTGGGCTGCAAATACAGGGATATTTCCTATTGGGGGGATGCTATCACGGGAATTTGCTAATTTTCCGTGGTACAAACAGATAGGTGATTTTTTCTGGCATGTAGCTGGCCCAGTAATTACTTTGGGAACTGCGTCTCTTGCGGGAACTATGCGTATTATGAGAGGGCAGATGTTAGATGAGATGAACCAAGATTATGCTGAATTTGCCAGAGCTAAAGGGATGCCTTCAGATGTTGTCATTTACAAGCATACTTTGCGAAACGCTATCAATCCTGTAATTACCTCCTTAGGATTCAGTTTATCTGCGATATTAGGTGGTGCTTTGATAACGGAATATGTGTTTTCTTGGCCAGGTTTAGGATCGTTGATGAGAGACGCGATTTTCCAACAAGATATTTATTTGGTAATGGCCAATTTGTTATTGCAAGGTATTCTTTTAATTGTGGGTAATTTGATCGCTGATATCTTACTAGCGGCATCTGATCCTCGTGTCAGATTAAGAATGAGTGCTTAA
- a CDS encoding ABC transporter substrate-binding protein has product MRKVTTFLLVTFVLVSAFALAEKGPMPDKVYFGVRMQQDVAIQDVAAGNVDVFFTGVGAPTINSLPQSVLQNLDIYNIPSGSWSLLFNPIPNEPPYTVNVDGVEYFNPLAIQEVRYAMNYLINRQYLVDEILQGAGGVMYTMATPGQPGTQPYIDITANMGFTPEGNQDLAFEMIENAMNEAANLPENRGRLVKQGQWWTFDGQPVTLKFIIRVDDPNGRLPAGRYIADQIEKTGIRVERIEIDRYAAVDLAYYSNPADLQWHIYTEGWGAGATRKYWHHIVSQMYAPWYANMPGGQEPTFWNYEQDEIDELTQKVYAGNFATEEEYWDMILRATELGIRDSVRIYLTYQEDFFVANKDRFNRRMVYGLGDGLNQWSIITGDTVDRTLNVVQFSAQGSLFMGAWDPVGTDGFNDSYSINVASNMYDYGMFESPASADITPAKVVPRMETLDTKFVVDEKGEMVGLIEVPADAIRVDPDSKKWVPVGPGVTSVSVCTYDIIYGVWNHGISESLVDYMYATPYVWDLSVDSGQGDSRYDATYSASAMPGLEVEVARKVNADGSITVWFDYNFPVDDMYLASWGAPGWSVSQSGQPIGVSWEIVEALTRLVEHGGVSGREYTFSATAAGGNVYEVDVLEPVTVSDIKAELQKMIDERYVPIYIEDMVTPAEAVERYRAALAFVNEYNHAYIGNGPFMMTRYDPSARFVELTAVRDDRYPFERGYWNEYFETVRLNVDSIELAFAAIRGLDLPVTINVSEVLYPYDIYSPAPEGDVEVSLITPEGPVSFKAQVETAGTFVATIPGDVLNTLDPGTYAVVVTARSEGAIPSTYSTTIVVY; this is encoded by the coding sequence ATGAGGAAAGTAACGACTTTTTTGCTGGTTACGTTTGTTTTGGTTTCTGCTTTTGCCTTAGCAGAAAAGGGACCTATGCCGGATAAGGTTTATTTCGGTGTGAGAATGCAACAAGATGTCGCAATTCAAGATGTCGCAGCTGGCAACGTAGATGTGTTTTTTACGGGTGTTGGGGCTCCAACGATTAATTCTTTGCCCCAATCGGTACTTCAAAACTTAGATATTTACAACATTCCATCGGGTTCTTGGTCTTTATTATTTAACCCAATACCAAACGAACCTCCGTATACGGTAAATGTTGACGGTGTTGAGTATTTTAACCCGTTGGCGATTCAAGAAGTAAGGTATGCTATGAATTACCTAATTAACAGACAGTATTTAGTCGACGAGATTCTTCAAGGTGCAGGTGGAGTAATGTATACGATGGCAACCCCTGGACAACCTGGGACCCAACCTTACATTGATATTACTGCAAATATGGGTTTTACTCCAGAAGGTAACCAAGATCTAGCTTTTGAAATGATAGAAAACGCTATGAATGAGGCTGCCAATCTGCCTGAAAATAGAGGAAGATTGGTAAAACAAGGTCAATGGTGGACATTCGATGGACAACCAGTAACGTTGAAGTTCATAATTCGCGTAGATGACCCTAACGGAAGGTTACCAGCAGGTAGATACATAGCAGATCAAATTGAAAAAACTGGTATAAGGGTTGAACGAATAGAAATAGACAGATATGCAGCAGTTGATCTTGCTTATTACTCAAACCCTGCCGATCTACAATGGCATATATACACTGAAGGTTGGGGTGCAGGTGCTACGAGAAAGTACTGGCACCACATTGTCTCCCAAATGTATGCACCTTGGTATGCTAATATGCCAGGAGGTCAAGAGCCAACATTTTGGAACTATGAACAAGATGAGATTGATGAGTTAACTCAAAAGGTTTATGCCGGTAATTTTGCAACAGAAGAAGAGTATTGGGATATGATCCTCAGAGCAACTGAATTGGGTATTAGAGATTCCGTTAGGATATATCTAACCTATCAAGAAGACTTCTTTGTTGCTAACAAAGATCGATTCAACAGACGAATGGTATATGGGCTAGGAGATGGATTAAATCAATGGTCCATTATCACTGGAGATACGGTTGATCGAACCTTGAACGTTGTTCAATTCTCTGCTCAAGGATCTTTGTTCATGGGTGCTTGGGATCCTGTAGGAACAGATGGATTCAACGATAGCTATTCCATAAACGTTGCATCGAATATGTACGATTACGGTATGTTTGAAAGCCCGGCTTCAGCTGATATTACACCTGCAAAAGTTGTTCCAAGGATGGAAACGTTGGATACCAAATTTGTAGTTGACGAAAAAGGTGAAATGGTTGGTTTAATAGAGGTCCCCGCAGATGCTATTAGAGTTGATCCTGATAGTAAAAAATGGGTTCCTGTAGGACCAGGCGTTACATCTGTTAGCGTTTGTACTTACGATATAATATACGGTGTTTGGAATCATGGGATTTCTGAAAGCTTAGTAGATTATATGTATGCCACTCCATATGTATGGGACCTTTCAGTTGATTCCGGACAAGGTGATTCAAGGTATGATGCAACTTACTCTGCTTCAGCAATGCCCGGACTGGAAGTTGAGGTTGCAAGAAAAGTAAATGCAGACGGTTCGATAACCGTATGGTTCGATTACAACTTCCCGGTTGATGATATGTACTTAGCTTCTTGGGGAGCACCTGGCTGGTCAGTTTCTCAATCAGGGCAACCAATAGGTGTTTCTTGGGAAATAGTTGAAGCTTTAACGAGGTTGGTTGAACATGGAGGAGTGTCAGGAAGAGAGTACACATTCTCAGCAACAGCCGCAGGCGGAAACGTCTATGAAGTTGATGTACTTGAGCCTGTAACGGTTAGCGATATTAAAGCGGAACTTCAAAAGATGATCGATGAGAGGTACGTGCCTATTTACATTGAAGACATGGTTACACCTGCCGAGGCTGTCGAAAGGTACCGAGCGGCGCTTGCTTTCGTTAATGAATACAACCATGCTTATATAGGGAATGGTCCTTTCATGATGACCAGATATGATCCAAGTGCACGTTTTGTCGAATTAACGGCTGTTAGGGATGATAGGTACCCATTCGAACGTGGATACTGGAACGAGTACTTTGAAACGGTTAGGTTGAACGTCGATAGTATAGAACTTGCTTTTGCTGCTATAAGAGGGTTAGACTTACCTGTTACGATTAATGTATCAGAGGTTCTTTACCCATACGATATATATTC
- a CDS encoding ABC transporter permease, with product MRKKQKNNLKDIPQNTQNDEELFEREFMSTPALIWRALRRHKLGMISLVVLIILYLLAIFADFVSPMNPFNNHIQYRFAPPSTIYRKDLFTGERVGPHTYLYMSERDPITYQSDYVEATHLDIIKARDPETGDLITFELGEYNPTYNATVSDITYTFKNTIMAKTADGEYVELATSRKYDQNLIPLSYFTKEENLNGPVSFEDGLYDVNFSKLLSGDTIVVKEDNRSMAINTYKSDYRYAPKIRNQEIISVDTFATLEEINVYFDFMPVVLTPSDLRAVNLKNYPIEFFIRSWDYKLFGIIPTNLHLFGVEKTKLPSLSDYFSNDGILYVWGSDQYGRDIFSRIFFASRISLSIGLIGILLTFTIGIFLGGLAGYFGGWVDEVTMRFTEILMSIPSLYLILTLSAVLPTGISPEIRYLLIVVILSFIGWPGMTRVIRGMTMGLKQTEFVQAAIALGYPPRKVIWNHLLPNTYTYVIVSATLSIPGYILGEASLSFLGVGVTEPGASWGLMLSQAQDIQVLTSYPWVLLPGLFIIITVLAFNLFGDAIRDALDPRALGL from the coding sequence GTGAGAAAAAAGCAAAAAAATAATTTGAAAGACATACCTCAAAACACACAAAACGATGAAGAACTTTTTGAGCGAGAATTTATGTCAACCCCTGCACTTATTTGGAGAGCTTTAAGAAGGCATAAACTGGGAATGATATCACTTGTTGTTTTGATTATTTTGTATTTACTGGCTATATTTGCAGATTTTGTCTCTCCAATGAATCCATTTAATAATCATATTCAGTATAGGTTTGCTCCTCCTTCTACAATTTATAGAAAAGATTTATTCACAGGAGAAAGAGTTGGTCCCCACACTTACCTCTATATGAGTGAAAGAGATCCAATAACGTACCAAAGTGATTATGTAGAAGCAACCCATTTGGATATTATAAAGGCAAGAGATCCCGAAACGGGCGATTTAATTACTTTTGAATTGGGGGAATACAATCCAACATACAATGCAACAGTTTCAGATATTACATATACATTTAAAAATACTATTATGGCGAAAACTGCAGATGGGGAGTACGTTGAATTAGCAACCAGTCGTAAATACGATCAGAATTTGATTCCTTTATCTTATTTCACCAAAGAAGAAAACTTAAATGGGCCGGTTTCGTTTGAAGATGGTCTTTATGACGTTAATTTTTCAAAACTTTTGAGTGGAGATACGATTGTTGTTAAGGAAGATAACAGAAGTATGGCAATTAATACTTACAAAAGTGATTATAGATACGCTCCTAAAATAAGAAATCAAGAAATTATCAGTGTAGATACTTTTGCAACTTTGGAAGAAATAAATGTTTATTTTGATTTTATGCCTGTTGTATTGACCCCTTCAGATTTGCGCGCAGTTAATTTGAAAAATTACCCTATTGAATTTTTTATTCGTTCGTGGGATTATAAGCTTTTTGGGATTATCCCTACGAATTTACATTTATTTGGAGTTGAAAAAACAAAATTGCCTTCGCTATCCGATTATTTTTCCAACGATGGGATACTTTATGTATGGGGATCGGACCAATATGGAAGGGATATTTTCAGTAGGATATTCTTTGCTTCCCGAATTTCTCTTTCTATAGGGTTGATTGGAATATTATTAACTTTTACAATAGGTATTTTTTTAGGTGGTTTAGCAGGATATTTTGGAGGATGGGTAGACGAAGTGACTATGAGGTTCACGGAAATATTGATGTCAATTCCTAGTCTTTATTTGATATTAACTTTAAGTGCTGTTTTGCCCACAGGTATCTCACCGGAGATTAGGTATCTTTTGATAGTTGTAATTTTATCTTTCATTGGATGGCCCGGAATGACAAGGGTTATAAGAGGAATGACTATGGGTTTGAAACAAACGGAGTTTGTTCAAGCGGCTATTGCATTAGGATATCCTCCAAGAAAAGTGATTTGGAACCATTTGTTACCAAACACCTATACTTACGTAATTGTTTCAGCTACTTTATCTATTCCAGGATATATTTTAGGTGAAGCAAGTCTTAGTTTCTTGGGTGTTGGAGTAACAGAACCTGGAGCCTCTTGGGGTTTGATGCTTTCTCAGGCTCAAGATATCCAAGTTTTAACTAGTTACCCGTGGGTACTTTTACCTGGATTATTTATCATTATAACGGTTCTTGCCTTTAATTTATTCGGCGATGCCATAAGGGATGCACTGGATCCACGAGCTTTAGGTCTATAA